The following are encoded together in the Chitinophagales bacterium genome:
- a CDS encoding tetratricopeptide repeat protein has protein sequence MKNSFFLSLILLCSSLFLQAQKTMDYEHYLSSFQDANELFKQKNFVRAKQLFTQLKGTTPHPLPVDNSNMTLQSAAQFYEAVCAYELFQPDAEKLLLDYYNHHYKTSYHQIVPFYLGSYYFREKKYKDALEYLKKVNVLELDNELLTEYKFQLGYGYFREQEFDKAYTQFNAIKNIKGKYYYPTNYYLGYIQFEKKQYDAALRSFEPLKESKVYQKIIPYYLAQIHFFEKDYETLIDYIEEIEGDRNVKYQEELGQLAGQAYYEQKDYAKALPYLEDYAKQSRSLRESDVYQLGFAHYKNKDWPAAIKYLERLDSREDSLGQNALYILADCYMQEGNKTNARSAYQKAAEIGIDPKINEYSHFNYARLSYEQGFLNEALESLQNFIRDYPNSDLTVEAKEILTEILLNSRNYAQALQIIESISNPSNRVRAAYQKVAYFRALEHYNTGDYEKAILLFNTSHKNPIDEQIKAETYFWKAEALYALDRYADAIKEYDNFNWLASSNKLENSASLVAQSSYSAGYAYIKLDDYPAARPYFAKSIENLEKSRNSDLVNKIYSDAILRFGDCYFIMRNYPKAAEQYNIIVDRKLKGADYALYQKAIIAGLNGEYDKKITLINQIQNSYAQSLYLDDALFEKGKTLINTGRANEAVTVFKNITQNMPNSKYAPEAYLKLGLIYYNTDKIREALESYKSVLDKYPKSSYAKEALRGVKDISVSEGNPDIYLSMVKNRAGFNVSEAAQDSLLYEAAEAQFVSGKTDKAIAGFEKYLESYPNGFNSTSAHFYLGESLYKKNEFDKALENYKVVIESGENKFLEKALAKASKISFERVKDFNLSYDYFKKLLEIASFKENTKSAHVGLLRSAYKTDNFRDVKTEAMYILNNKAQFNQGDVEEAKYYLAKILYKENEISKAKNHFEELSKINSEYGAESIFRLGEIAFNNKDYEASMNECFRLIEEMPSYEKWRVKAFILLAENYAAQKNYFQAKATLESIINNYSGEELKQEAQLKLENIKKQEAAESDRIQIKSDTSNVFNSDTSEQIEFIEPENQNDEVDDF, from the coding sequence ATGAAAAACAGCTTTTTTTTGTCCTTAATACTATTGTGTAGTAGCCTATTTCTTCAGGCTCAAAAAACAATGGATTATGAGCATTACCTGAGCAGTTTTCAGGATGCCAATGAGCTTTTTAAGCAAAAAAACTTTGTCCGCGCCAAACAGCTTTTCACCCAACTAAAAGGCACGACTCCTCACCCACTGCCGGTTGACAATTCAAATATGACCCTGCAATCTGCTGCGCAGTTTTACGAAGCTGTTTGTGCATACGAGCTTTTTCAGCCCGATGCAGAAAAGCTCTTACTGGATTATTACAATCATCACTACAAGACATCCTACCACCAAATAGTCCCCTTTTACCTGGGCTCTTATTATTTCAGAGAAAAAAAATATAAAGATGCCCTGGAATATCTCAAAAAGGTCAATGTGCTGGAGCTGGACAATGAATTGCTCACAGAATACAAATTTCAGCTGGGCTATGGCTACTTCAGGGAACAGGAGTTTGACAAAGCATATACCCAGTTCAATGCCATTAAAAACATAAAAGGCAAATACTACTACCCCACCAATTATTACCTGGGCTACATACAGTTTGAAAAAAAACAGTACGATGCCGCTTTGCGCTCATTCGAGCCGCTTAAAGAATCTAAGGTCTATCAGAAAATCATTCCTTATTACCTGGCGCAAATCCATTTTTTCGAAAAAGATTATGAAACACTCATTGACTATATCGAAGAGATTGAAGGCGACAGAAATGTGAAGTATCAGGAAGAACTCGGGCAACTTGCAGGCCAGGCATATTATGAGCAAAAAGACTATGCCAAAGCATTGCCCTATTTAGAAGATTATGCAAAGCAAAGCCGCAGCTTGAGAGAATCGGATGTTTACCAGCTCGGATTTGCACACTACAAAAACAAAGACTGGCCGGCTGCCATTAAGTATCTTGAAAGACTGGACAGCAGAGAAGACAGCCTGGGGCAAAATGCACTCTACATACTTGCAGATTGCTATATGCAGGAAGGCAACAAAACCAATGCGCGCAGTGCCTATCAAAAAGCTGCGGAAATTGGTATTGATCCCAAAATCAATGAGTACAGCCATTTTAATTATGCCCGGCTTTCCTATGAACAAGGTTTTTTGAATGAAGCACTGGAAAGTCTGCAAAATTTTATCAGAGACTATCCAAACAGTGACCTCACTGTTGAAGCAAAAGAAATTCTCACAGAAATACTCCTGAACAGCAGAAACTATGCCCAGGCACTTCAAATAATTGAAAGCATTTCAAACCCTTCCAATAGAGTAAGGGCAGCCTATCAGAAAGTAGCCTATTTCAGAGCGCTTGAACATTATAATACCGGGGATTATGAAAAAGCCATTTTGCTTTTTAATACTTCTCATAAAAATCCAATTGACGAACAAATTAAAGCGGAAACCTACTTCTGGAAAGCTGAAGCACTCTATGCACTTGACAGATATGCTGACGCCATTAAAGAATACGATAATTTCAACTGGCTGGCTTCAAGTAACAAGCTTGAAAACTCAGCTTCACTTGTAGCACAATCAAGTTATTCTGCCGGCTATGCTTATATCAAATTGGACGATTATCCTGCTGCTCGTCCCTATTTTGCCAAAAGCATAGAAAATCTTGAAAAATCCAGAAACAGCGATTTGGTCAATAAAATATACAGCGATGCTATTTTACGCTTTGGCGACTGCTATTTTATTATGAGAAATTATCCCAAAGCGGCCGAGCAATACAATATTATAGTTGACAGAAAACTCAAGGGCGCGGACTACGCATTGTATCAAAAAGCAATCATAGCTGGGCTCAATGGAGAATATGATAAGAAAATCACCCTGATCAATCAGATTCAAAACAGTTATGCTCAATCTCTTTATCTGGATGATGCGCTTTTCGAAAAAGGCAAAACACTTATAAATACCGGGCGGGCAAATGAAGCTGTAACTGTTTTCAAAAACATTACTCAAAATATGCCAAACAGTAAATATGCTCCAGAAGCGTATTTGAAGCTTGGATTGATCTATTACAATACCGATAAAATCAGGGAAGCACTGGAAAGTTACAAAAGTGTGTTGGACAAATATCCCAAAAGCAGCTATGCAAAAGAGGCACTGCGCGGTGTAAAGGATATTTCTGTAAGCGAAGGCAATCCTGATATTTACTTGAGTATGGTGAAAAACAGGGCTGGATTTAACGTAAGTGAAGCTGCTCAGGACTCTTTGCTTTACGAGGCAGCTGAGGCACAATTCGTCAGCGGTAAAACAGACAAGGCCATTGCCGGTTTTGAAAAATACCTTGAAAGCTATCCGAATGGATTCAACAGCACTTCAGCTCATTTTTACCTGGGAGAAAGTCTATACAAGAAAAATGAGTTTGACAAAGCACTGGAAAATTATAAAGTAGTCATAGAAAGCGGTGAAAATAAATTTTTAGAAAAAGCCCTGGCTAAAGCTTCTAAAATTTCATTTGAGCGGGTAAAAGATTTTAATCTATCTTATGATTACTTCAAGAAATTGCTGGAAATAGCTTCTTTTAAAGAAAATACAAAATCTGCGCATGTAGGGCTTTTGCGCAGTGCATATAAAACAGACAATTTCAGGGATGTGAAAACAGAAGCCATGTATATCCTGAACAACAAGGCTCAGTTCAATCAGGGAGATGTGGAAGAAGCCAAATATTACCTGGCTAAAATACTTTACAAAGAAAATGAGATCAGCAAAGCAAAAAACCATTTTGAAGAATTAAGCAAGATTAATTCAGAATACGGTGCTGAATCTATTTTCAGGCTTGGTGAAATTGCTTTTAACAATAAAGATTACGAAGCTTCTATGAATGAATGTTTCCGGCTTATAGAGGAAATGCCTTCTTATGAAAAATGGCGGGTAAAAGCTTTTATACTGCTGGCGGAAAATTATGCTGCACAGAAAAATTATTTCCAGGCCAAAGCAACTTTAGAAAGCATTATCAATAATTATTCCGGTGAAGAATTGAAGCAGGAAGCACAACTGAAATTAGAGAATATCAAAAAACAGGAAGCTGCAGAAAGTGACCGAATACAAATCAAATCTGATACAAGCAATGTATTTAATTCAGATACCAGTGAACAAATTGAATTTATAGAACCCGAAAATCAAAACGATGAAGTGGACGATTTTTAA
- a CDS encoding SPOR domain-containing protein produces the protein MEKYNEINKLIKELLRSQDCVVIPGFGAFICTTESSRIDKKTNFILPPQRVISFNRSLQRNDAILTKQYAAQKPCSYAAALVEIDLYVNHIKTELEKNKTYTIPEIGSFQLENEGRLVFKSTDVSIQPLESYGLRPVHIAEPVTKQKETAPVEQEAKTAVATETPTPKTFLAEKKEKREKRKTEKSEKNQSRKYALGFVIAALILLSQLVLWDIHPKGLELSSLNLLNFNPIEHSEILSKEKAEVTATALKPDFEVQSYIAIPEISDASIDQGYYIVLGAFSKWKYANRLGQKLKNSGFEAELIRNENNLIRVAVPVGAFQENAVDNLTFFKSAWNEQAWLLENRI, from the coding sequence ATGGAGAAGTACAATGAAATAAACAAGCTGATAAAGGAATTGCTTCGCAGTCAAGATTGTGTTGTAATCCCCGGTTTTGGTGCTTTTATCTGTACGACTGAATCGAGCAGGATCGACAAGAAAACAAATTTTATTCTGCCTCCTCAGAGAGTGATCTCCTTCAACAGAAGTTTACAAAGAAATGATGCTATTCTGACTAAGCAATATGCGGCACAAAAACCCTGTTCCTATGCTGCCGCCCTGGTAGAAATTGATTTATATGTCAATCACATTAAAACTGAACTGGAGAAAAATAAAACCTATACAATTCCAGAAATCGGGAGTTTTCAATTGGAAAACGAGGGAAGATTGGTCTTTAAATCAACAGATGTTTCGATTCAACCGCTGGAGTCATACGGATTAAGACCTGTACATATTGCTGAACCTGTTACCAAGCAGAAGGAAACGGCACCTGTAGAACAAGAAGCAAAAACTGCTGTAGCTACAGAAACACCAACACCAAAAACTTTTCTTGCAGAAAAGAAAGAAAAAAGGGAGAAACGCAAAACAGAAAAATCAGAGAAAAATCAAAGCAGGAAATATGCACTGGGTTTTGTTATAGCGGCATTGATACTGCTTTCACAATTGGTGCTGTGGGATATTCATCCAAAAGGTCTGGAGTTAAGTTCATTGAATCTACTGAATTTTAATCCTATAGAACACAGTGAAATTTTAAGCAAAGAAAAAGCGGAAGTTACAGCAACAGCTTTAAAACCAGACTTTGAGGTACAAAGCTATATTGCAATTCCTGAAATTAGTGATGCCTCTATTGACCAGGGCTATTATATTGTATTGGGAGCTTTTTCAAAATGGAAATATGCCAATCGCTTAGGTCAAAAACTGAAAAATAGTGGTTTTGAAGCAGAGCTTATTCGCAACGAAAACAATCTGATTCGAGTGGCCGTTCCTGTGGGTGCTTTTCAGGAAAATGCAGTGGACAATCTCACTTTTTTCAAATCTGCCTGGAATGAACAGGCCTGGCTGCTGGAGAATCGGATTTAA
- a CDS encoding alpha/beta fold hydrolase, which translates to MHSESLFAETADGEKLHLKRFYTDEDKPAVFLLHGSIENGKIFYSKSGKGLAPWLAKQGFDVFVGDIRGRGKSQPKISKHSKHGQWEIITIDIPVFLDKIRKIKGNVPVSAIAHSWGGVLLLAYIARHKNHPIDKMVFFGSKRRISVFNKDRLIKIDLVWNFTGYIISLFKGYFPAVEYNIGADNESRKYFQELNHWIYCKKWIDPRDGFDYNKALKSITTPPTLYLTGTDDRCLGHPTDVKLLMDEANNEGDQFHLLGKANGHKKDYGHIDTLTDPGAVEDIFPLVVGWLKKIN; encoded by the coding sequence ATGCATTCCGAATCACTATTTGCCGAAACAGCCGATGGAGAAAAACTGCACCTCAAACGTTTTTATACCGATGAAGACAAGCCAGCAGTATTTCTGCTACACGGCTCTATAGAAAACGGGAAAATATTTTATTCAAAATCAGGAAAGGGCTTAGCTCCCTGGCTGGCCAAACAGGGATTTGATGTATTTGTGGGCGATATCCGGGGCAGGGGAAAAAGCCAACCAAAGATCTCCAAGCACAGTAAGCACGGGCAATGGGAGATTATCACAATTGATATTCCGGTTTTTTTGGACAAAATCAGGAAAATAAAAGGCAATGTGCCCGTTTCAGCAATTGCACATTCCTGGGGTGGCGTATTATTGTTGGCATACATTGCAAGACATAAAAATCACCCGATAGATAAAATGGTGTTTTTTGGCAGCAAACGCAGGATATCGGTTTTCAATAAAGATCGATTGATAAAAATAGACTTGGTATGGAATTTTACGGGCTATATCATCAGTTTGTTCAAAGGTTATTTCCCCGCTGTGGAATACAATATAGGTGCTGACAATGAATCGCGTAAATATTTCCAGGAACTGAACCACTGGATTTACTGCAAAAAATGGATTGATCCCAGAGATGGGTTTGATTATAACAAAGCTCTCAAATCCATAACTACCCCTCCTACACTTTATCTTACCGGAACTGACGACCGCTGTCTGGGACACCCCACTGATGTAAAACTACTGATGGACGAAGCCAATAACGAGGGAGATCAATTTCATCTGCTGGGAAAAGCCAATGGTCATAAAAAGGACTATGGCCACATTGATACCCTTACCGACCCTGGAGCTGTTGAGGATATTTTTCCGTTGGTGGTGGGGTGGTTGAAGAAAATTAATTGA
- a CDS encoding DNA methyltransferase, translated as MANEVNEPQLELFKTETNNKKINLTSTFADNMKLPIHRWYRYTAGFSGPWVRELIKNENGQNVLDPFGGSGTVMLEGEFAGINTIGIEAHPYIYKIARAKLSWQIDPKEFKDAARNMLQRAKEKKINKSEYPKLIEKCYPIEILKKLEALKEAWFESTDSTELKELNWFVITAILRITSPVGTAQWQYVQPSKTKGKVIDAFHAFEAKVYEMAQDMQNMQRRYPNATRSEVFMEDARNMPSVPDDWADLVITSPPYANNYDYADATRLEMTFWGDIKGWGDLQEKVRRFLVTACTQHVTNLKDKADEILESPLLTPIRQEIKDVYNELAKTRLTRGGRKNYHLMIIAYFNDLAKVFHELRRVTKKDCKVCFVIGDSAPYGVYVPVDKWLGELAVYAGFDSYEFEKLRDRNTKWKNRKHRVPLHEGRLWING; from the coding sequence ATGGCAAATGAAGTAAATGAACCTCAATTGGAATTGTTCAAAACTGAAACGAACAATAAAAAAATAAATTTAACTTCAACCTTTGCTGATAATATGAAATTGCCTATACACAGGTGGTACAGATATACAGCAGGCTTTTCAGGACCTTGGGTTAGAGAATTAATTAAAAATGAAAATGGGCAAAATGTACTTGATCCATTCGGTGGCTCAGGCACAGTTATGCTTGAAGGTGAATTTGCAGGTATCAATACGATTGGAATTGAAGCTCATCCATATATTTACAAAATTGCAAGAGCAAAACTGTCTTGGCAAATTGACCCCAAAGAGTTTAAAGACGCTGCAAGAAATATGCTCCAAAGAGCCAAAGAAAAGAAAATCAATAAATCTGAATATCCTAAACTGATTGAGAAGTGTTACCCTATTGAAATTCTAAAAAAATTAGAAGCTCTGAAAGAAGCTTGGTTCGAATCAACGGACAGCACCGAATTAAAAGAGCTCAATTGGTTTGTAATAACAGCAATTCTCCGAATTACCTCTCCAGTAGGAACTGCTCAGTGGCAATACGTTCAGCCTTCAAAAACTAAAGGAAAAGTAATTGACGCGTTTCATGCTTTTGAAGCAAAAGTATATGAAATGGCTCAAGACATGCAAAATATGCAAAGAAGGTATCCAAATGCAACAAGAAGTGAAGTTTTCATGGAAGACGCTCGAAATATGCCTTCTGTCCCAGATGATTGGGCTGACTTGGTCATAACCTCACCGCCCTATGCAAACAACTATGATTATGCTGATGCAACAAGATTAGAAATGACTTTTTGGGGAGACATTAAGGGGTGGGGAGATTTACAGGAAAAGGTCAGAAGGTTTTTAGTTACTGCTTGTACACAACATGTGACAAATCTCAAGGATAAGGCTGATGAAATTTTAGAATCACCATTATTAACCCCTATTCGGCAAGAAATCAAAGATGTTTACAATGAATTAGCAAAAACGAGACTTACAAGGGGCGGTAGAAAGAATTATCACTTGATGATAATTGCTTATTTCAATGACTTGGCAAAAGTATTTCATGAATTACGAAGGGTTACCAAAAAAGACTGTAAAGTTTGTTTTGTTATTGGAGATAGTGCACCTTATGGTGTTTATGTCCCTGTAGATAAATGGTTGGGCGAACTAGCAGTTTATGCAGGCTTTGATTCTTACGAATTCGAAAAACTAAGGGATAGAAACACCAAATGGAAGAATAGAAAACACAGAGTTCCTTTACACGAAGGAAGACTTTGGATAAACGGATAA
- a CDS encoding very short patch repair endonuclease: MPYPKKKIKVPRFEEAAGFYTTAKRSKIMSKIKGKNTKPELIFRKALWKAGLRYRINNKLPGKPDISIKKYKLAIFIDGEYWHGYNWKERKKKIKKNRKFWIPKIERNMQRDREVNEELKEMGYTVFRFWSNEIKTDLDRCIDDILIFIATGSNDW; the protein is encoded by the coding sequence ATGCCCTATCCCAAGAAAAAAATAAAAGTGCCGCGCTTTGAGGAAGCTGCCGGTTTTTACACTACGGCTAAGCGTTCAAAAATCATGAGCAAAATCAAGGGTAAGAATACCAAGCCCGAATTGATTTTTAGGAAGGCACTGTGGAAAGCGGGCCTTAGATATAGAATCAATAATAAATTGCCCGGTAAACCTGATATTTCTATCAAAAAATACAAATTGGCCATATTTATTGATGGGGAATATTGGCATGGCTATAATTGGAAAGAGCGCAAAAAGAAGATTAAGAAAAACAGGAAATTCTGGATCCCGAAAATTGAGCGGAATATGCAGCGAGACAGGGAAGTCAATGAAGAGCTGAAGGAAATGGGCTATACCGTTTTCAGGTTTTGGAGCAATGAAATCAAAACAGATCTGGACAGGTGCATTGACGATATTTTAATATTTATTGCAACGGGAAGCAATGATTGGTGA
- a CDS encoding NAD(P)-dependent alcohol dehydrogenase — protein sequence MEKVKAYGVKSARKDLEQLNIERRTLTGKDVQIEILYCGVCHSDIHTAREEWGAVEYPVVPGHEIIGKVIGVGGEVSNFKAGDLVGVGCLVDSCRTCSSCEEGLEQYCENGMTFTYGSPDPHTGGHTFGGYSEKIVVDEDFVLRIPENLDTAKVAPLLCAGITTWSPLRHWEVKKGDKVGVIGLGGLGHMGIKFAHAMGAHVVMITRSPEKTNDAKALGADEILLSTDAAAMKEQYNSFDFLLNTIPVGHDVNPYLNLLKRDKTMVMVGAIEPLENVHGGLLVFKRKNIAGSLIGGIPETQEMLDFCGEHNVLPDVEMIKIQDINTAWDRVVKADVKYRFVIDMQSLKEG from the coding sequence ATGGAAAAAGTAAAAGCATACGGAGTAAAATCCGCTAGGAAAGATTTAGAACAACTGAATATTGAACGAAGGACATTGACAGGTAAAGATGTACAAATTGAAATTTTGTATTGTGGGGTCTGCCACAGCGATATTCACACCGCCAGAGAGGAATGGGGCGCAGTGGAATATCCCGTAGTGCCGGGCCATGAAATCATAGGAAAAGTGATAGGCGTGGGTGGCGAAGTAAGCAATTTTAAAGCCGGTGATTTAGTTGGAGTAGGTTGTTTGGTTGATTCGTGCAGAACTTGCAGTTCTTGCGAAGAAGGCCTGGAGCAGTATTGTGAAAATGGCATGACTTTTACATATGGTAGTCCCGATCCTCATACAGGAGGCCACACCTTTGGAGGTTATTCCGAGAAAATAGTGGTGGATGAAGATTTTGTATTGCGCATACCTGAAAATTTAGATACTGCCAAAGTAGCACCGTTGTTGTGTGCAGGAATTACCACCTGGTCGCCACTGCGCCATTGGGAAGTGAAAAAGGGAGATAAAGTTGGAGTAATTGGATTGGGCGGCCTCGGGCACATGGGAATAAAATTTGCCCATGCCATGGGGGCACATGTAGTGATGATTACACGTTCACCGGAAAAAACCAATGATGCTAAAGCTCTGGGCGCGGATGAAATTTTGCTTTCCACTGATGCTGCTGCAATGAAAGAACAGTACAATTCCTTTGATTTTTTATTGAACACTATTCCTGTAGGCCACGATGTAAACCCTTATTTGAATTTGCTAAAACGAGATAAGACCATGGTAATGGTTGGGGCGATAGAACCGTTGGAAAATGTGCATGGTGGTTTGCTTGTCTTTAAAAGGAAAAACATTGCCGGTTCCTTGATTGGAGGCATACCTGAAACCCAGGAAATGCTTGATTTTTGTGGGGAGCACAATGTTTTGCCCGATGTGGAAATGATAAAAATACAAGACATCAACACGGCCTGGGATCGCGTGGTAAAAGCAGATGTGAAATACCGCTTTGTGATTGATATGCAATCTTTGAAGGAGGGTTGA
- a CDS encoding saccharopine dehydrogenase NADP-binding domain-containing protein, protein MKQSTMPVILIYGAYGYTGKLIIEEFNAQGAEAILAGRREEPLKALAVKYDWPYRVFDLKDKNEVAKALKRVDVVLHCAGPFIHTANIMAQGCMLSKTHYLDITGEFQVFEQMAEWNDKAKAAGIMLMPGVGFDVVPSDCLAKHLVERLPTAINLQLAFTSDGGGVSRGTAKSAIEGLGYGGMIRQDHQLMRVPVDHKVKKINFHWLQQECAAIPWGDISTAYRSTGIPDIEVFMGMDPKMLSSLKWGRRLSWLLRKEFVKNYLRKKVEQKPEGPDEKTRKKTHSYFWGKVTDNAGNEFITVQKTLEGYTLTAKTATDIAIEVSEGNFKVGYQTPSGLLGPDYIMKFKGSERIDLTK, encoded by the coding sequence ATGAAACAAAGTACTATGCCTGTTATACTGATTTACGGTGCTTATGGTTACACCGGTAAGCTTATTATTGAAGAATTTAATGCACAGGGAGCTGAAGCTATTCTTGCAGGCAGGAGGGAAGAACCTCTGAAAGCCCTTGCTGTGAAATACGACTGGCCCTACAGGGTTTTTGATTTAAAAGATAAAAATGAGGTTGCCAAGGCATTGAAAAGAGTAGATGTGGTTTTGCACTGTGCAGGTCCTTTTATACATACCGCAAATATTATGGCACAGGGCTGCATGCTCTCTAAAACCCATTATCTGGATATTACCGGTGAATTTCAGGTTTTTGAACAAATGGCAGAATGGAATGATAAAGCAAAGGCTGCGGGAATTATGTTAATGCCCGGTGTTGGATTTGATGTTGTTCCTTCAGATTGTCTGGCTAAGCATCTTGTTGAGCGTTTGCCAACTGCAATTAACTTGCAACTGGCCTTTACTTCTGATGGAGGAGGGGTTTCAAGAGGAACTGCTAAAAGTGCTATAGAAGGCCTTGGTTATGGAGGAATGATCAGACAAGACCATCAATTGATGCGTGTGCCGGTAGATCACAAAGTGAAAAAAATCAATTTCCACTGGTTGCAACAAGAATGTGCAGCTATTCCCTGGGGAGATATTTCTACTGCCTATCGCAGTACAGGTATTCCAGATATTGAAGTATTTATGGGTATGGATCCTAAAATGCTTTCCAGTTTAAAGTGGGGCAGACGGCTTTCATGGCTCTTGCGAAAAGAATTTGTGAAAAATTATTTAAGAAAAAAAGTAGAGCAAAAGCCTGAAGGACCTGATGAGAAAACTCGAAAAAAGACACATAGTTATTTCTGGGGCAAAGTAACGGACAATGCAGGAAATGAATTTATTACTGTGCAAAAAACACTTGAGGGCTATACTTTAACCGCTAAAACAGCCACTGATATTGCAATTGAAGTAAGTGAAGGTAATTTTAAAGTGGGCTATCAAACACCTTCGGGCTTATTAGGCCCGGATTATATTATGAAATTTAAAGGATCGGAGCGGATAGATTTGACAAAATAA
- a CDS encoding energy transducer TonB translates to MLLSLYLLKSLSTRYRFTILIVCSLFITGCAELLQGDNDESDKDTPLTNADKMPEYKGGNEKLIEYISREVKYPGNAKDMKIEGTVQVSFVVAKDGSVRNAKIEKGIYSDLNDEALRVVKSMPKWIPGEHKGEKVAVKQILPIRFELPDDKQ, encoded by the coding sequence ATGTTATTGAGTTTATATTTACTTAAAAGCTTATCAACGCGCTATAGATTTACAATATTGATTGTATGCTCTTTGTTCATTACAGGCTGTGCTGAGCTATTACAGGGAGATAATGATGAATCAGATAAAGATACTCCGCTGACCAATGCTGATAAAATGCCTGAATACAAAGGCGGGAATGAAAAGCTTATTGAATACATCAGCAGAGAAGTGAAATATCCCGGCAATGCTAAGGATATGAAAATTGAAGGAACTGTTCAGGTTTCTTTTGTAGTGGCTAAAGATGGCAGTGTGCGAAATGCCAAAATTGAAAAGGGCATTTATTCAGATTTGAATGATGAAGCCTTGCGCGTTGTAAAATCAATGCCAAAATGGATTCCCGGAGAACACAAGGGAGAGAAAGTTGCCGTTAAGCAGATTTTGCCTATTCGGTTCGAATTGCCCGATGATAAGCAATAA
- a CDS encoding 3'-5' exonuclease, whose protein sequence is MLNQLKLKNALFFDIECVPTVEKFEDLTPEFQELWALKAKRIDKENENPAALYSQKAGIYAEFGKVICISAGILVSEGGSPKLRITSFADDNEKKVLEGFKTLLDKYFNQPGKHLLVGHNIKEFDIPYVCRRMLVHGIQLPAIIDIAGKKPWEIAHLDTLELWKFGDYKNYTSLRLLAALFDIPTPKDDIDGSQVASVYYDDGDLERIRIYCQKDVLTVVQLIRKYRGESLLDETEVTIAGEEHQA, encoded by the coding sequence ATGCTGAATCAGCTTAAACTTAAAAATGCACTTTTTTTTGACATAGAATGCGTTCCAACAGTAGAGAAATTTGAAGATCTCACTCCTGAATTCCAAGAATTATGGGCACTCAAAGCCAAAAGAATAGACAAAGAAAATGAAAATCCTGCAGCTTTATATTCCCAAAAAGCGGGAATATATGCTGAATTTGGAAAGGTGATATGCATTTCAGCTGGCATCCTCGTTTCTGAAGGCGGGTCACCAAAACTCAGAATCACCTCATTTGCCGATGATAATGAAAAGAAAGTATTGGAAGGGTTCAAAACCTTGTTGGACAAATACTTCAATCAACCGGGGAAACACCTGCTCGTGGGTCACAATATTAAAGAGTTTGACATCCCTTATGTGTGCCGAAGAATGCTTGTTCACGGCATTCAATTGCCTGCTATAATAGATATTGCAGGCAAAAAACCATGGGAAATTGCACATTTAGATACCTTGGAATTGTGGAAATTTGGTGATTATAAAAACTACACCTCACTACGCCTGCTTGCTGCCCTTTTCGATATTCCCACACCAAAAGACGACATTGACGGCAGTCAAGTGGCTTCAGTGTATTATGATGATGGAGATTTAGAAAGAATTCGCATTTATTGTCAAAAAGATGTGCTTACTGTTGTACAGCTCATTCGAAAATATCGGGGAGAAAGTTTGTTGGATGAAACTGAAGTAACAATAGCAGGAGAAGAACATCAAGCGTAA